The Skermanella pratensis genome has a window encoding:
- the cysE gene encoding serine O-acetyltransferase gives MVWGLLRADAVRISSEEEILRGFIHGAVLFHDDYAGALAALLAHKLGDRNMPAERLERLAHEALSEDPDIVDAGAADLIAILERDPAADSYLTPFLYFKGFHALQWHRIGHWLWTHNRHSLAHFLQSRVSEVFAIDIHPAVPVGRGVFIDHGTGLVVGETAEIGNNVSILQEVTLGGTGKEHGDRHPKVRDGVLLSAGAKILGNIVIGRGAKVGAGSVVLKEVPECATVVGVPAKVVGWCSGPAAALAMDQSLPEPDYSI, from the coding sequence ATGGTCTGGGGCCTTCTGCGTGCCGACGCGGTCCGCATCTCCTCGGAGGAGGAGATCCTGCGCGGCTTCATCCATGGCGCCGTCCTGTTCCACGACGACTATGCCGGCGCGCTGGCGGCGCTGCTCGCCCACAAGCTGGGCGATCGCAACATGCCGGCCGAGCGGCTGGAGCGGCTGGCGCACGAGGCCCTGTCGGAAGACCCGGACATCGTGGATGCCGGCGCCGCCGACCTGATCGCGATTCTGGAGCGCGACCCGGCCGCCGACAGCTATCTGACGCCGTTCCTCTACTTCAAGGGCTTCCACGCGCTCCAGTGGCACCGGATCGGCCACTGGCTGTGGACCCACAATCGCCACAGCCTCGCCCATTTCCTGCAGAGCCGCGTGTCCGAGGTGTTCGCGATCGACATCCACCCGGCGGTTCCGGTCGGGCGCGGCGTCTTCATCGACCACGGCACCGGCCTGGTCGTCGGCGAGACGGCGGAGATCGGCAACAACGTCTCGATCCTCCAGGAGGTGACCCTGGGCGGCACCGGCAAGGAGCACGGCGACCGGCACCCCAAGGTGCGCGACGGCGTGCTGCTGTCGGCCGGCGCCAAGATCCTGGGCAACATCGTGATCGGCCGGGGCGCCAAGGTCGGCGCCGGCAGCGTGGTGCTGAAGGAAGTTCCCGAGTGCGCCACGGTGGTCGGCGTGCCGGCCAAGGTCGTCGGCTGGTGCAGCGGCCCGGCGGCGGCCCTGGCGATGGACCAGAGCCTTCCGGAACCCGACTACAGCATCTAG
- a CDS encoding alpha/beta hydrolase encodes MTDLNASPENTLAHEGATIAYRRTEGSTPGVIFMGGFKSDMTGTKAVALESLCSRRGTAFVRFDYQGHGTSSGRFEEGSIGLWSRDALAVFDRLTEGPQVVVGSSMGGWMMLLTALARPERVAGLVGIAAAPDFTEDLIWSTLDEGDRATLMETGALLKPSDYGDPYPYTRRLIEDGRDHLLLRGTIPLTCPVRLLHGMRDADVPWRTSQRIAERLAGDDVRITLVKDGDHRLSRDQDIALLCRTVGELLDGLRTS; translated from the coding sequence ATGACCGATCTGAACGCTTCGCCCGAAAATACCCTGGCGCATGAAGGCGCCACCATAGCCTATCGCCGCACGGAAGGAAGCACTCCCGGCGTCATCTTCATGGGAGGATTCAAATCGGACATGACGGGCACCAAGGCGGTCGCCCTGGAAAGCCTCTGCAGCCGCCGCGGCACGGCGTTCGTCCGGTTCGACTACCAGGGCCACGGCACGTCGAGCGGCCGGTTCGAGGAAGGCTCGATCGGACTGTGGTCGCGTGACGCGCTCGCCGTGTTCGACCGGCTGACGGAGGGGCCGCAGGTCGTCGTCGGCTCCTCCATGGGCGGCTGGATGATGCTCCTGACGGCGCTCGCCCGGCCGGAGCGTGTCGCGGGCCTGGTCGGCATCGCCGCGGCGCCCGATTTCACCGAGGACCTGATCTGGTCCACCCTGGACGAGGGCGACCGCGCCACGCTGATGGAGACCGGCGCCTTGCTGAAGCCCTCCGACTACGGCGATCCCTATCCCTATACCCGCCGTCTGATCGAGGACGGCCGGGACCACCTGCTGCTGCGCGGGACCATCCCGCTGACCTGCCCGGTGCGCCTGCTCCACGGCATGCGCGACGCCGACGTGCCCTGGCGCACCAGCCAGCGCATCGCGGAGCGGCTGGCCGGCGACGACGTGAGGATCACCCTGGTGAAGGACGGCGATCACCGCCTGTCCCGCGACCAGGACATCGCGCTGTTGTGCCGCACCGTCGGCGAGTTGCTCGACGGGCTCAGGACCTCCTGA
- a CDS encoding LysR family transcriptional regulator, translated as MPPPLDIELLRTFHAIARFRQFRAASLHLNRSPSAVSTHVRRLEELAGRRLFDRDNQGVTLTPAGRSLLIQTVEFLQAHDRIVASFDASAATGRLRFGVSEEYAHRLLRDALPLFSAEHPAVELEVETGSSGELANRLERGSLDLVVVVEPAGQSRQPGGTAFGTTQPVWVAGAGLHLPADIPVPLALHGSGCPYRAAAVDALAAIGRSWRTVVTSSGSAAIEAAIEGGFAVGILDRARVTDAMRILGQDDGLPVLPVHDLIIARAPGAAGKAQDLLAGTIIRHFRL; from the coding sequence ATGCCGCCGCCCCTCGATATCGAGCTTCTTCGCACCTTCCACGCCATTGCCCGTTTCCGGCAGTTCCGTGCGGCTTCGCTCCATCTCAACCGCAGCCCCTCGGCCGTCAGCACGCATGTTCGCCGCCTCGAGGAGCTTGCCGGCCGGCGCCTGTTCGACCGCGACAACCAGGGGGTGACGCTGACCCCCGCCGGACGGAGCCTGCTGATCCAGACCGTCGAGTTCCTGCAGGCGCATGACCGGATCGTCGCGAGCTTCGACGCATCCGCAGCCACCGGGCGGTTGCGGTTCGGCGTCTCCGAGGAATATGCCCACAGGCTGCTGCGCGACGCGCTGCCTCTCTTCTCGGCGGAACATCCCGCTGTCGAACTCGAGGTCGAGACCGGTTCGAGCGGCGAGCTTGCGAACCGGCTGGAGCGCGGCAGCCTGGATCTCGTCGTCGTGGTGGAGCCCGCGGGCCAGTCACGCCAGCCCGGCGGCACAGCTTTCGGCACGACGCAACCGGTATGGGTCGCAGGCGCCGGACTCCATCTCCCCGCGGATATCCCGGTGCCCCTCGCTCTGCACGGCTCCGGCTGCCCTTACCGGGCCGCCGCGGTCGATGCCTTGGCGGCGATCGGCCGTTCGTGGCGAACGGTTGTGACAAGCTCAGGCTCGGCCGCCATCGAGGCGGCGATCGAGGGCGGCTTCGCCGTCGGCATCCTCGACCGCGCCCGCGTCACCGATGCCATGAGGATCCTCGGGCAGGACGATGGTTTGCCGGTCCTGCCTGTCCATGACCTGATCATCGCCCGGGCACCCGGGGCTGCCGGCAAAGCGCAGGATCTCCTCGCCGGGACGATCATCCGCCACTTCCGCCTTTGA
- a CDS encoding IS630 family transposase (programmed frameshift), giving the protein MVAVAIRRDIAAGDLRRQVRLERDGRVASRLLALAAVLDGVSREQAARLGGMDRQTLRDWVHRFNEAGVEGLRDRTRPGRPCLLAEELLPELAALIADGPQIERDGVVEYRLSHIRELSRRHFGADYSQGGMHAVLRRMGFSWLKPRPIHPRTDLAAQEAFKKTLPKTVASIQDQHPNAERVEVWFQDEARVGQKGSLTHLWAPTGTRPRAVRDHRFKSAYIFGAVCPERDTGVALVVSRASTEAMNLMLTEISQAVGDTAHAAVLIDGAGWHSANDLMVPTNITLVPLPPYSPELNAIERLWQVMRDTLLSHRLFTDLNHIIEVCCTTWNALLNQPGRIRSTCGYAWAAPVKIS; this is encoded by the exons ATGGTGGCTGTTGCGATCCGGCGAGACATTGCGGCGGGCGACTTGCGACGGCAGGTTCGCCTGGAGCGGGACGGTCGGGTTGCCAGTCGGCTCCTGGCGCTGGCGGCGGTGCTCGATGGCGTCAGCCGTGAGCAGGCCGCTCGCCTCGGCGGAATGGATCGGCAGACCCTGCGGGACTGGGTTCACCGCTTCAACGAAGCGGGTGTGGAAGGCCTACGCGACCGTACCCGACCCGGTCGGCCTTGCCTACTGGCCGAGGAGTTGCTCCCGGAGTTGGCAGCCTTGATCGCCGACGGTCCGCAGATTGAGCGCGATGGTGTGGTGGAGTATCGCCTGTCGCATATCCGCGAGCTGTCCCGGCGTCATTTCGGCGCTGACTACAGTCAGGGCGGCATGCACGCTGTGCTGCGTCGGATGGGCTTTTCCTGGCTGAAGCCCCGGCCGATCCACCCCAGGACCGACCTGGCTGCCCAGGAGGCGTTTAAAAAAACTTTGCCCA AGACGGTGGCGAGCATCCAGGATCAGCATCCCAACGCCGAGCGGGTGGAGGTCTGGTTCCAGGACGAGGCCAGGGTTGGCCAAAAAGGCTCGCTGACCCATCTGTGGGCACCAACTGGCACGCGGCCGAGGGCGGTGCGTGACCATCGCTTCAAGTCCGCCTACATCTTCGGCGCGGTGTGCCCGGAGCGGGATACCGGTGTGGCCCTGGTGGTTAGCCGAGCCAGCACCGAGGCGATGAACCTCATGCTCACCGAAATCAGCCAGGCAGTCGGCGACACGGCGCACGCCGCCGTGCTGATCGACGGAGCCGGCTGGCACAGCGCAAACGATCTCATGGTGCCGACCAACATCACCCTCGTCCCGTTGCCGCCCTACAGCCCAGAGCTCAATGCCATCGAGCGTCTGTGGCAGGTCATGCGAGACACCCTGCTCTCACACCGCCTGTTCACCGATCTCAACCACATCATCGAGGTCTGCTGCACAACCTGGAATGCTCTCCTTAACCAGCCAGGACGGATCCGATCCACATGCGGCTATGCCTGGGCGGCTCCGGTCAAAATTTCCTGA
- a CDS encoding cation transporter: MAAGCCNGGCSSTKPPVDKTYRRVLWTALAINAGMFLTELAASAAADSVSLLADSVDFLADAANYAISLLVLGMALRWRARAALLKGVSLGAVGLWVALQTAWNAFNQTVPEAGIMGAIGALALAANIACALLLYFHREGDSNRRSVWICSRNDAIANLAVMAAALGVFGTGTGWPDIAVAAIMATLAVWGASQIIRHAREELAGIAPAIPAVKIHNVLAE, translated from the coding sequence ATGGCTGCCGGTTGCTGCAACGGCGGATGCTCCTCCACCAAGCCTCCGGTGGACAAGACCTATCGCCGCGTCCTGTGGACGGCCCTGGCGATCAATGCCGGGATGTTCCTGACCGAGCTGGCGGCGAGCGCCGCGGCCGATTCGGTCTCGCTTCTCGCCGATTCGGTCGATTTCCTGGCCGACGCGGCGAACTACGCGATCTCGCTGCTGGTGCTCGGCATGGCGCTCCGGTGGCGCGCCCGCGCCGCCCTGCTGAAAGGCGTGTCGCTGGGAGCGGTCGGGCTGTGGGTGGCGCTCCAGACCGCCTGGAACGCCTTCAACCAGACCGTCCCCGAAGCCGGGATCATGGGGGCCATCGGCGCGCTGGCGCTGGCGGCCAACATCGCCTGCGCGCTGCTGCTCTATTTCCACCGGGAGGGCGACAGCAACCGCCGCTCCGTCTGGATCTGCTCGCGGAACGACGCCATCGCCAACCTCGCCGTGATGGCCGCGGCCCTGGGCGTGTTCGGCACCGGCACCGGCTGGCCCGACATCGCCGTGGCCGCCATCATGGCGACGCTGGCGGTCTGGGGCGCCTCGCAGATCATCCGCCACGCCCGGGAGGAGCTGGCCGGCATCGCCCCGGCCATCCCGGCAGTGAAAATACACAACGTTCTGGCGGAATAA
- a CDS encoding DMT family transporter, with amino-acid sequence MGKTVMGKTVMGTVNAGGTAGRGENAAGRAAPSAFVLFGLQAAMVVAWSAGFIGYRFAAEHAPTFLVTFWRFALAVPLLLPFALPALRAAPRAAMGRQALIGVFAICGYLAPIAKSIEYGVPVGLAALAADLLPLAVAGMSMFLPGRRTGGLQWVGVGIGALGVVTVAGESFRLGSAPVWAYGLPVLGMLSLAVATLIQERIGGTDLSLPISATLFIQVCVSVPVFGILALLEGGIAPVVSPAFGLSLLWLVLIPTLGGYGLYWACLRLGSAESASGALYLSPPITMIWAHAVFGEPLSLTMAVGMCLSLIGLFYINREAGRGASRQGASS; translated from the coding sequence ATGGGCAAGACGGTCATGGGCAAGACAGTCATGGGCACGGTAAACGCAGGAGGTACCGCAGGGCGTGGGGAAAACGCAGCGGGCCGCGCCGCTCCCTCGGCATTCGTGCTTTTCGGGCTGCAGGCGGCCATGGTCGTCGCCTGGAGCGCGGGTTTCATCGGCTACCGCTTTGCGGCTGAGCATGCGCCGACGTTCCTGGTCACGTTCTGGCGCTTCGCGCTGGCGGTTCCGCTCCTGCTGCCCTTCGCCTTGCCGGCTCTCCGCGCGGCGCCGCGGGCAGCAATGGGTCGTCAGGCGCTGATCGGTGTCTTTGCCATCTGCGGCTATCTGGCGCCGATCGCAAAATCCATCGAGTACGGAGTCCCGGTGGGGCTGGCCGCGCTGGCCGCCGACCTGCTACCCCTGGCGGTCGCGGGAATGTCGATGTTCCTGCCGGGACGGCGAACAGGCGGGCTGCAATGGGTGGGCGTCGGCATCGGTGCCCTTGGCGTCGTGACCGTGGCCGGCGAAAGCTTCCGGCTGGGTTCGGCACCGGTATGGGCTTATGGCTTGCCCGTGCTGGGCATGCTGTCGCTGGCTGTCGCAACGCTGATCCAGGAGAGGATCGGCGGAACCGACCTGTCCTTGCCGATTTCGGCAACGCTCTTCATCCAGGTCTGTGTCAGCGTGCCGGTCTTCGGCATCCTGGCTCTGCTCGAGGGCGGCATCGCACCCGTCGTGAGTCCGGCATTCGGATTGAGCCTCCTGTGGCTCGTGCTGATCCCGACGCTGGGGGGATATGGACTGTACTGGGCCTGTCTCCGCCTCGGTTCGGCCGAGAGCGCGAGCGGAGCGCTCTATCTCAGCCCACCAATAACGATGATCTGGGCGCATGCCGTGTTCGGTGAGCCCCTGTCCCTGACGATGGCCGTCGGCATGTGCCTCTCGCTGATCGGCTTGTTCTACATCAATCGCGAGGCAGGTCGCGGTGCCTCCAGGCAGGGCGCCTCAAGTTAG
- a CDS encoding heavy metal translocating P-type ATPase, producing the protein MAYAAIRTDNSPDAGQAEFDLSIEGMTCASCVGRVEKALRRVPGVTEASVNLATERAHVVGSGLDGNTLVAAVDRTGFRAAPIVAEEAGAGMRAADEARGRSRHDLTRVLIASALSLPLVAGMVGDLAGLDVMPPGWLQFVLATPVQFWLGWRFYVAAFKAVRAGAGNMDLLVAIGTSAAWGLSTYLLLDEYLAAPDPAGHGGHAPHLYYEASAVLITFILLGKWLESRAKGQTAAAIRALMDLRPDTARVRRDGVEREVAVERVRVGDIVVVRPGERIPVDGRVREGEGSVDESMLTGESLPVEKAPGSAVTGGSINVDGMLAVETTAVGSETMLARIVRMVEGAQASKAPIQRTVDRVSAVFVPVVLVIAAVTFAAWWALGGDLEAAILTAVSVLVIACPCALGLATPTAIMVGTGSAARHGILIKDAEALERAHAVTVVAFDKTGTLTEGKPRVTDLVPASGVDRGDVLRLAASLQQGSEHPLARAVRDLADAESAAPVPATGFKALAGRGVSGRAEGRSLLLGTRRLLAETGIAPGSLAEAADALEASGRTVSWLAEAAPESRVLGLVAFGDTVKAGAREAVAALHAQGIEAVMVTGDSAGAAGAVARELGIDRVFAEVLPGDKADVVARLKAEGKTVAMVGDGINDAPALASADVGIAMATGTDVAMHTAGVTLMRGDPALVAGSLDVSRRTYAKIQQGLFWAFAYNVVGIPLAALGYLSPILAGGAMALSSVSVVANALTLRGWTPKQDGR; encoded by the coding sequence ATGGCTTACGCCGCAATCCGAACCGACAATTCACCCGACGCCGGGCAGGCGGAATTCGACCTGTCGATCGAGGGCATGACCTGCGCCTCGTGCGTGGGCCGTGTCGAGAAGGCGCTGCGCCGCGTGCCGGGCGTCACCGAGGCGTCGGTCAACCTGGCGACCGAGCGGGCGCACGTGGTCGGCAGCGGCCTCGACGGAAATACCCTGGTGGCCGCGGTGGACCGTACCGGTTTCCGGGCCGCCCCGATCGTCGCCGAGGAGGCGGGCGCCGGCATGAGGGCGGCGGACGAGGCGCGCGGGCGGTCCAGGCACGACCTGACGCGGGTGCTGATCGCCTCGGCCCTGTCGCTCCCGCTGGTCGCCGGCATGGTCGGCGACCTGGCCGGGCTCGACGTGATGCCGCCGGGCTGGCTGCAGTTCGTGCTGGCGACTCCCGTGCAGTTCTGGCTGGGCTGGCGGTTCTACGTCGCGGCCTTCAAGGCGGTGCGCGCGGGCGCCGGCAACATGGACCTGCTGGTCGCCATCGGCACCTCGGCCGCCTGGGGGCTCAGCACCTATCTGCTGCTGGACGAGTATCTGGCCGCCCCGGACCCGGCGGGCCACGGCGGCCACGCGCCGCACCTCTATTACGAGGCGTCGGCCGTGCTGATCACCTTCATCCTGCTAGGCAAGTGGCTGGAGAGCCGGGCCAAGGGCCAGACCGCCGCGGCGATCCGGGCGCTGATGGACCTGCGGCCCGACACCGCCCGCGTGCGCCGCGACGGCGTCGAGCGGGAAGTGGCGGTCGAGCGGGTCCGGGTTGGCGACATCGTGGTGGTCCGCCCCGGCGAGCGCATCCCGGTGGACGGAAGGGTACGCGAGGGCGAAGGCTCGGTCGACGAAAGCATGCTGACCGGCGAGAGCCTGCCGGTGGAGAAGGCGCCGGGCTCGGCGGTCACGGGCGGGTCGATCAACGTGGACGGCATGCTGGCGGTGGAGACCACGGCCGTCGGATCGGAGACCATGCTCGCCCGCATCGTCCGCATGGTCGAGGGCGCCCAGGCGTCCAAGGCGCCGATCCAGCGGACGGTGGACCGGGTCAGCGCCGTCTTCGTGCCGGTCGTGCTGGTGATCGCCGCCGTGACCTTCGCCGCCTGGTGGGCGCTCGGCGGCGACCTGGAGGCGGCGATCCTGACCGCCGTGTCGGTGCTGGTGATCGCCTGCCCCTGCGCGCTCGGTCTCGCCACCCCGACGGCGATCATGGTCGGCACCGGGTCCGCCGCGCGTCACGGCATCCTGATCAAGGACGCCGAGGCGCTGGAACGGGCCCATGCTGTCACCGTCGTCGCCTTCGACAAGACCGGCACCCTGACCGAGGGCAAGCCGCGGGTGACCGACCTGGTTCCCGCGTCGGGCGTCGATCGCGGCGACGTGCTGCGGCTGGCGGCCTCGCTGCAGCAGGGCAGCGAGCATCCGCTGGCCCGCGCCGTGCGCGACTTGGCCGATGCCGAGAGTGCGGCGCCAGTGCCGGCGACCGGCTTCAAGGCGCTCGCCGGGCGCGGCGTCTCGGGCCGGGCCGAGGGCCGCTCCCTGCTGCTGGGCACCCGCCGGCTGCTGGCCGAGACCGGGATTGCGCCGGGATCGCTGGCGGAGGCGGCGGACGCCCTGGAAGCGTCGGGCCGCACGGTGTCCTGGCTGGCCGAGGCGGCGCCGGAATCCCGCGTCCTGGGGCTGGTCGCGTTCGGCGACACGGTCAAGGCGGGCGCCCGGGAGGCCGTCGCGGCGCTGCATGCCCAAGGGATCGAGGCCGTGATGGTCACCGGCGACAGCGCCGGCGCGGCCGGCGCCGTGGCGCGGGAACTGGGGATCGACCGGGTCTTCGCCGAGGTGCTGCCCGGCGACAAGGCCGACGTGGTGGCCCGGCTGAAGGCGGAGGGGAAGACCGTCGCCATGGTCGGCGACGGCATCAACGACGCGCCGGCCCTGGCCTCGGCCGATGTCGGGATCGCCATGGCGACCGGCACCGACGTCGCCATGCACACTGCCGGCGTCACGCTGATGCGCGGCGATCCCGCCCTGGTGGCGGGTTCCCTCGACGTGTCCCGACGGACCTACGCCAAGATCCAGCAGGGGCTGTTCTGGGCCTTCGCCTACAATGTCGTCGGCATCCCGCTGGCGGCGCTGGGCTATCTCAGCCCCATCCTCGCCGGCGGCGCCATGGCGCTCAGCTCCGTCAGCGTCGTCGCCAACGCGCTGACCCTGCGGGGCTGGACGCCGAAGCAGGACGGAAGATGA
- a CDS encoding O-acetylhomoserine aminocarboxypropyltransferase/cysteine synthase family protein, which yields MSATGKTPGSPKPDSPNPGAPHPETLVLHAGYRSDPATGAVAVPIYQTTSYQFEHTEHAANLFALKELGNIYTRIMNPTTDVLEKRIAALEGGVAALAVSSGQAASALAVQNLARAGDNIVSSTNLYGGTWNLFANTLKQQGIEVRFVDPADPENFRRATDERTRAYYAETLPNPKLTVFPIREVADIGRPLGIPLIVDNTAAPILARPFDHGAAIIVYSTTKYIGGHGTSIGGMIVDSGGFDWAANPERQPLLNQPDPSYHGAVWVEAVKGIGPVAYIIKARTTLLRDLGCALSPFNAFQILQGLETLPLRIREHSRNAASVADYLSKHPAVTKVIYPGLQQGDERRCADAYLKGGYGGLVGFELQGGREAGRHFIDSLKLLYHVANIGDARSLAIHPASTTHSQLSIEEQFATGVSEGYVRLSIGIEHIDDIIADLDQALGVASGQHR from the coding sequence ATGAGCGCCACCGGCAAGACCCCCGGCTCACCAAAGCCCGACTCACCAAACCCCGGCGCCCCGCACCCCGAGACCCTGGTGCTGCATGCCGGATACCGGTCCGATCCGGCGACCGGCGCCGTCGCCGTGCCGATCTACCAGACCACGTCGTACCAGTTCGAGCACACCGAGCACGCCGCCAACCTGTTCGCCCTGAAGGAACTGGGCAACATCTACACCCGGATCATGAATCCGACGACCGACGTGCTGGAGAAGCGCATCGCGGCCCTGGAAGGCGGAGTGGCGGCCTTGGCGGTCAGCTCGGGCCAGGCCGCCTCGGCCCTGGCGGTGCAGAACCTGGCCCGGGCGGGCGACAACATCGTCAGCTCCACCAACCTGTACGGCGGGACCTGGAACCTGTTCGCCAATACCCTGAAGCAGCAGGGCATAGAGGTCCGGTTCGTCGATCCGGCCGACCCGGAGAATTTCCGCCGCGCCACCGACGAGCGCACCCGCGCCTACTATGCCGAGACGCTGCCCAACCCCAAGCTGACCGTGTTCCCGATCCGCGAGGTGGCCGACATCGGCCGGCCGCTGGGCATACCGCTGATCGTGGACAATACCGCTGCCCCGATCCTGGCCCGTCCGTTCGACCACGGCGCCGCCATCATCGTCTATTCGACCACCAAGTATATCGGCGGCCACGGCACCTCGATCGGCGGCATGATCGTGGACAGCGGCGGTTTCGACTGGGCGGCCAACCCGGAACGCCAGCCGCTGCTGAACCAGCCGGACCCCAGCTACCACGGCGCCGTCTGGGTCGAGGCGGTCAAGGGGATCGGCCCCGTCGCCTACATCATCAAGGCGCGCACCACCCTGCTGCGCGACCTCGGCTGCGCGCTCAGCCCGTTCAACGCCTTCCAGATCCTCCAGGGGCTGGAGACGCTGCCGCTCCGAATCCGGGAGCACAGCCGGAACGCGGCCTCAGTCGCCGACTATCTTTCCAAGCATCCCGCCGTGACCAAGGTGATCTACCCCGGCCTCCAGCAGGGGGACGAGCGCAGGTGCGCCGACGCCTACCTCAAGGGCGGATACGGCGGCCTGGTCGGTTTCGAGCTGCAGGGCGGCCGCGAGGCGGGCCGGCACTTCATCGACAGCCTCAAGCTGCTCTACCACGTCGCCAACATCGGCGACGCGCGCAGCTTGGCGATCCACCCCGCCAGCACCACGCACTCGCAATTGTCCATCGAGGAGCAGTTCGCGACCGGCGTCAGCGAAGGCTATGTCCGCCTGTCCATCGGCATCGAGCATATCGACGACATCATCGCCGACCTGGACCAGGCCCTGGGCGTGGCGAGCGGTCAGCATCGTTGA